One window from the genome of Paenibacillus azoreducens encodes:
- a CDS encoding GNAT family N-acetyltransferase, whose protein sequence is MEHKKRYHAKSLQYQNRLIVVEGPVSPEQLRVMRMHPELNAFRHPQDQKQALEEIARLLEGRIILARDGQTIVGYVTFHYPDEQSPWSERNMDDLIEFGAIEVAGSYRMLGLGKEMMLLSFEGGQMEDAIVFATEYYEYWDIHNSKLSAWDYRRMTEQLLKHVDMFRYDTDDPEICSHPANCLMVRIGKDVPLSSIEKFDRMRFRRSFLY, encoded by the coding sequence ATGGAGCATAAAAAGAGATATCATGCCAAATCCCTGCAATATCAAAATCGGCTGATTGTGGTGGAAGGACCTGTATCTCCGGAACAACTGCGGGTTATGCGCATGCACCCAGAACTAAATGCATTCCGTCACCCACAGGACCAGAAGCAGGCGCTTGAAGAGATTGCAAGGCTATTGGAAGGCAGAATTATTTTAGCACGCGACGGCCAAACCATTGTCGGCTATGTTACGTTTCATTATCCGGATGAACAAAGTCCTTGGTCGGAACGGAATATGGATGATTTGATCGAATTCGGAGCCATTGAGGTAGCCGGTTCTTACCGCATGCTCGGGTTGGGGAAAGAAATGATGCTGCTTTCTTTTGAGGGCGGTCAAATGGAGGATGCAATCGTATTTGCAACCGAATATTACGAATATTGGGATATACATAACAGTAAGCTCAGCGCATGGGATTACCGCCGGATGACGGAACAATTGTTGAAACATGTCGACATGTTCAGATATGACACAGACGACCCGGAAATATGTTCCCATCCGGCGAACTGCCTGATGGTCCGTATCGGCAAGGATGTGCCGCTATCGTCCATAGAGAAATTTGACCGTATGCGTTTTCGGAGAAGTTTTTTGTATTAA
- the gcvPB gene encoding aminomethyl-transferring glycine dehydrogenase subunit GcvPB: MIQEKALIFELSHPGRIAYSLPELDVPELEAESVIPASMLRSEPAALPEVFEVDVIRHYTELSRRNFGVDNGFYPLGSCTMKYNPKVNEDVARYPGFAKLHPYQPEESIQGALQLLYQLQQDLAGLTGMDAVTLQPAAGAHGEWTGLMMIRAYHESRGEQRDKVIVPDSSHGTNPASASVAGLQTITIPSTDKGLVDLDALRAAVGSDTAALMLTNPNTLGLFEEQIQEIAAIVHEAGGLLYYDGANSNAIMGITRPGDMGFDVVHLNLHKTMSTPHGGGGPGAGPVGVKSLLTPFLPRPYVTKTEEGLFTLEGANEQSIGRVKAYYGNFGILVRAYTYMRSYGPEGLRRVSECAVLNANYMMKRLEPYFDIPYPGICKHEFVMSGTPLKQYGVRTLDVAKRLLDFGYHPPTIYFPLNVEECIMIEPTETESKDTLDAFIDTMIQIAKEAEEQPELLLNAPYDTPVTRLDETTAARKPVLNCACS; this comes from the coding sequence ATGATACAGGAAAAAGCATTGATATTTGAACTGAGCCATCCCGGACGTATCGCATACTCCCTGCCGGAACTCGACGTGCCGGAGCTGGAAGCGGAATCCGTCATTCCGGCCTCCATGCTGCGCAGCGAGCCGGCGGCTTTGCCTGAAGTATTCGAAGTTGATGTTATCCGCCACTATACCGAGCTTTCCCGCCGCAATTTCGGCGTGGACAACGGATTTTATCCGCTTGGCTCCTGCACGATGAAATACAATCCGAAAGTCAATGAAGATGTAGCGCGCTACCCGGGATTCGCCAAACTCCATCCTTATCAGCCCGAAGAAAGCATCCAAGGCGCACTCCAGCTGTTGTATCAGCTGCAGCAGGATTTGGCGGGGCTTACCGGCATGGATGCCGTAACGCTGCAGCCGGCCGCCGGCGCACATGGCGAATGGACCGGCCTCATGATGATCCGCGCATACCATGAAAGCCGCGGAGAGCAGCGCGACAAGGTGATCGTGCCGGACTCGTCGCATGGTACGAATCCGGCCAGCGCTTCCGTTGCCGGGCTGCAAACCATCACGATCCCGTCCACGGACAAAGGACTGGTCGACTTGGATGCGCTGCGCGCAGCAGTCGGCAGCGACACGGCTGCCCTGATGCTGACCAATCCGAACACGCTCGGCCTGTTCGAAGAGCAGATCCAGGAAATAGCCGCAATCGTTCACGAAGCCGGCGGGCTTCTGTACTACGACGGCGCTAATTCCAACGCCATCATGGGCATCACCCGCCCTGGCGACATGGGCTTTGACGTTGTGCATTTGAACCTGCACAAAACGATGAGCACGCCGCATGGCGGCGGCGGTCCCGGCGCAGGCCCGGTCGGCGTAAAAAGTCTGCTCACGCCGTTCCTGCCGCGACCGTACGTTACGAAAACAGAAGAAGGCCTCTTTACGCTGGAAGGCGCTAACGAGCAATCGATCGGCCGCGTAAAAGCTTATTACGGCAATTTCGGCATTCTGGTCCGGGCGTATACGTACATGCGTAGCTATGGTCCTGAAGGCTTGCGCCGCGTATCGGAATGCGCCGTGCTGAACGCCAACTACATGATGAAACGTCTTGAACCTTATTTTGATATTCCGTATCCAGGCATCTGCAAACACGAGTTCGTGATGTCTGGCACGCCGCTGAAGCAATATGGTGTGCGTACTCTGGATGTAGCCAAACGCCTGCTTGATTTCGGCTACCATCCGCCAACCATCTACTTCCCGCTTAATGTGGAAGAATGTATCATGATCGAACCGACGGAAACCGAAAGCAAAGATACGCTGGATGCGTTTATCGATACGATGATCCAAATCGCCAAGGAAGCCGAGGAGCAGCCGGAGCTGCTTCTGAATGCACCTTACGATACGCCGGTTACCCGTCTGGACGAAACGACGGCCGCGCGCAAGCCGGTGCTGAATTGCGCCTGCAGCTAA
- a CDS encoding NfeD family protein produces the protein METLFWSCLAGGILFAVVSVVLGDLVSHALDGLLDFLSVDFLKPMVIASAVTVFGGAGILLTHYTSWSNAAVVLISAVLAIVIAALVFFFYVKPMNNSENSTAYSIRELSGRIGEVTIPIPESGFGEVMIKLGAGNTVHIASSLERCVLAAGTRIVVVDVHDGVLRVTKLDEKRGDVV, from the coding sequence ATGGAAACGCTTTTTTGGAGCTGTCTGGCAGGCGGAATCCTGTTTGCGGTGGTCAGCGTCGTTTTGGGCGATCTGGTCAGCCATGCCCTTGACGGGCTGCTCGACTTTTTGTCGGTCGATTTCCTGAAACCGATGGTCATCGCAAGCGCAGTGACGGTGTTTGGCGGAGCGGGCATTTTGCTTACGCATTACACGAGCTGGAGCAATGCAGCGGTGGTGTTGATATCGGCGGTCCTTGCCATAGTGATTGCGGCGCTTGTTTTTTTCTTTTATGTCAAGCCCATGAACAACAGTGAAAACTCCACCGCATATTCCATCCGCGAACTTTCGGGCCGCATTGGCGAGGTCACCATACCGATTCCCGAATCGGGTTTCGGCGAGGTCATGATCAAGCTCGGGGCCGGGAACACCGTGCATATCGCTTCAAGTCTCGAACGCTGCGTGCTTGCTGCCGGCACAAGGATTGTCGTCGTTGACGTACATGACGGGGTATTGCGTGTTACCAAATTAGACGAGAAAAGAGGAGATGTGGTTTGA
- the gcvT gene encoding glycine cleavage system aminomethyltransferase GcvT: MSELKRTPLYPLYAEIPGVRCIDFGGWELPVQFSGIHKEHEAVREAAGLFDVSHMGEFMVSGPEAESFIQYMTVNDVTKLEPGQAQYSALCYPDGGVVDDLLIYKLEEQSYMLVVNASNIDKDWEWLQQHLKNGVQMTNQSDETALLAIQGPKAEEILNPLVDADLSALGSFHFLQNVNLFGASVLISRTGYTGEDGFEIYLKAADAPTVWRGLFEHGEAHGLLPAGLGARDTLRFEAKLPLYGQELSKEISPLEGGIGFFVKLNQEDDFIGKQALQQQKSSGVPRKLVGVEMIDRGIPRSHYPVYAGDTQIGEITTGTQSPTLKRNLGLALIDSNHAATGTQVEVEIRGKRLKAEVVSTPFYKRARKGADSK; the protein is encoded by the coding sequence GTGTCCGAGCTGAAACGTACCCCGCTTTACCCTCTGTATGCCGAAATCCCTGGCGTGCGGTGCATCGATTTTGGCGGTTGGGAGCTGCCGGTCCAGTTTAGCGGCATTCATAAAGAGCATGAGGCCGTTCGTGAAGCCGCCGGTTTATTCGATGTGTCCCATATGGGAGAGTTTATGGTGAGCGGTCCGGAGGCCGAAAGCTTTATTCAGTACATGACCGTCAATGATGTAACTAAACTCGAACCCGGCCAGGCGCAGTACAGTGCCCTGTGTTATCCGGACGGAGGCGTCGTTGATGATTTGCTGATTTACAAGCTGGAAGAGCAGTCTTACATGCTTGTCGTCAACGCATCCAACATCGACAAAGACTGGGAATGGCTGCAGCAGCATCTGAAAAATGGAGTTCAAATGACCAATCAATCCGACGAAACGGCTCTTCTCGCGATCCAAGGACCTAAAGCGGAGGAAATTCTGAATCCCCTCGTAGATGCGGATCTGTCAGCGCTCGGTTCGTTTCACTTCCTGCAAAATGTAAACTTGTTCGGCGCATCCGTCCTTATCTCGCGCACAGGTTATACCGGTGAAGACGGATTTGAAATTTACCTTAAAGCGGCGGATGCTCCCACTGTATGGAGAGGATTGTTCGAGCATGGAGAAGCGCACGGACTGCTGCCCGCAGGACTCGGCGCCCGCGATACGCTCCGGTTTGAAGCGAAGCTGCCGCTTTATGGCCAGGAACTGTCCAAAGAAATCTCCCCGCTGGAAGGCGGCATCGGCTTTTTCGTGAAGCTGAACCAAGAGGATGATTTTATCGGCAAACAAGCGCTACAGCAGCAAAAAAGCAGCGGCGTTCCGCGGAAACTGGTCGGCGTGGAAATGATTGACCGCGGCATCCCGCGTTCCCATTATCCTGTTTATGCCGGCGACACGCAGATCGGTGAAATCACTACCGGAACCCAATCGCCAACCCTCAAACGCAACCTGGGCCTTGCTTTGATTGACAGCAATCATGCCGCGACCGGCACGCAGGTTGAAGTGGAAATACGCGGCAAACGTCTGAAAGCCGAAGTTGTAAGCACGCCTTTTTACAAAAGAGCCCGAAAAGGAGCTGACTCCAAGTGA
- a CDS encoding flotillin family protein, with protein MDLPDYLLIPIIVVGVIIILGLAFWARYKTVGPDEAMIVTGSFLGSKNISEDESGRKIKIVRGGGAFILPVFQRSEFISLLSHKLDVSTPEVYTEQGVPVIADGVAIIKVGGSIEDVATAAEQFIGKPIDALKGEAQEVLEGHLRAILGSMTVEEVYRNRDKFAQEVQGVAARDLKKMGLQIVSFTIKDVRDKQGYLDALGKPRIAAVKRDAEIAEAEAMRDARIQKANAEEQGQKAELLRDTNIAEATKEKELKVASFKKDQDTAKAEADQAYHIQEARAKQTMVEEQMKVELVRKEREIDLQEKEIMVRQKQYDAEVKKKADADRYAVEQAAEADKARKMREADALQYSIETQAKASAEQKRLEGQAIADAERAKGTAEAEVIRLRGLAEAEAKEKLAEAFQKFGEAAVLDIIVKMLPDLAGKIAQPISSIDKLTVVDTGKGEGAARVSNYVTELMSTAPEMLKNVSGIDVEGLIKNLTGKSKPAPVVAQQERELVNLEAGAAQED; from the coding sequence ATGGATTTGCCTGATTACCTGCTTATCCCAATCATCGTTGTCGGGGTTATCATTATTTTGGGATTGGCTTTCTGGGCCCGCTACAAAACGGTAGGTCCGGATGAAGCCATGATCGTAACGGGTTCCTTTTTGGGAAGCAAAAATATTTCGGAGGATGAATCAGGGCGCAAAATCAAGATCGTCCGTGGGGGCGGAGCCTTTATTTTACCGGTTTTTCAGCGGTCGGAGTTTATCTCCTTACTTTCCCACAAGTTGGATGTTTCAACCCCGGAGGTTTATACCGAACAGGGGGTTCCGGTTATTGCCGACGGCGTAGCCATCATCAAGGTTGGCGGTTCGATCGAGGACGTCGCGACGGCGGCGGAACAATTTATCGGCAAACCGATTGATGCGCTGAAGGGTGAAGCCCAAGAGGTGCTGGAAGGCCATCTGCGGGCGATTCTCGGCTCCATGACCGTGGAGGAAGTGTACCGGAACCGCGACAAGTTCGCGCAGGAGGTTCAAGGCGTGGCGGCCCGTGATTTGAAGAAAATGGGGCTGCAGATCGTCTCCTTTACGATCAAGGATGTCCGCGACAAGCAGGGATATCTGGATGCGCTCGGCAAACCCCGGATAGCAGCGGTGAAGCGGGATGCCGAAATCGCGGAGGCCGAAGCAATGCGGGACGCACGGATTCAAAAGGCGAATGCCGAAGAGCAGGGGCAGAAGGCCGAGTTGCTGCGCGATACGAACATTGCCGAAGCCACGAAGGAAAAAGAGCTGAAGGTCGCGTCCTTTAAGAAAGATCAGGACACTGCCAAGGCTGAAGCCGACCAGGCATACCATATCCAGGAAGCCCGCGCCAAGCAAACGATGGTCGAAGAACAGATGAAGGTCGAACTGGTCCGCAAGGAACGCGAAATCGACTTGCAGGAAAAAGAAATTATGGTTCGGCAAAAGCAATACGACGCCGAAGTGAAGAAAAAAGCGGATGCCGACCGTTACGCTGTCGAGCAGGCGGCCGAAGCGGATAAAGCGCGTAAAATGCGCGAGGCCGACGCATTGCAGTATTCCATTGAAACGCAGGCCAAAGCATCAGCAGAACAGAAACGTCTGGAAGGTCAGGCAATTGCCGATGCGGAGCGGGCCAAAGGTACCGCCGAAGCCGAGGTTATCCGCTTGCGCGGTCTGGCCGAAGCCGAAGCGAAGGAAAAACTCGCGGAAGCGTTCCAGAAATTCGGAGAAGCAGCCGTGCTCGACATTATCGTCAAGATGCTGCCTGATTTGGCAGGGAAAATCGCGCAGCCGATTTCCTCGATCGACAAGCTTACGGTCGTGGATACGGGAAAAGGCGAAGGCGCGGCCCGCGTGAGCAACTATGTGACCGAACTGATGTCCACCGCACCGGAGATGCTGAAAAACGTATCCGGCATCGATGTTGAAGGGTTGATCAAAAACTTGACGGGAAAATCGAAACCTGCTCCGGTCGTGGCCCAGCAGGAACGCGAGCTGGTGAATCTCGAAGCGGGGGCGGCGCAGGAAGATTAA
- the gcvPA gene encoding aminomethyl-transferring glycine dehydrogenase subunit GcvPA, translated as MKHRYLPMTEQDQQEMLKTVGLNSIEDLFKDIPDEIRFKGELPVSKGLDEYALTTHLSALAAKNANTDQYPSFLGAGLYDHHIPSVINHVVSRSEFYTAYTPYQAEVSQGELQAIFEFQSYICELTGMAVANASMYDGATALAEAGSLASAATKRSKLVISSAVHPESRQVIHTYAHGLGLDIVEVGTKNGVTDMEELAKVVTGDTAAVLVQNPNFFGSVEDLAAIGNLIHAHKGLMVVSTNPLSLGLLEAPGKLGADIVVGDAQPLGIAASLGGPTCGFFAVSKDHMRRMPGRIVGQTVDRNGKRGFVLTLQAREQHIRREKATSNICSNQALLALCASVYLSVMGKQGLIDVGKLNLQKSHYAADRLTKVPGVTLAYTAPYFNEFVIKLPGGASVSDVNKKLLKEGFLGGYDLGRSYPELEGHMLIAVTERRTKEQIDQFASLLEGCL; from the coding sequence GTGAAACATCGTTATTTGCCCATGACCGAGCAGGATCAGCAGGAAATGCTGAAAACCGTCGGACTGAACTCCATCGAAGATTTGTTCAAGGATATCCCGGACGAAATCCGGTTTAAAGGCGAACTGCCCGTATCCAAAGGTCTGGACGAATATGCCCTTACTACCCACTTGTCCGCCCTTGCCGCCAAAAACGCCAATACCGACCAATACCCAAGCTTCCTTGGCGCCGGACTTTATGACCATCATATTCCGTCCGTGATCAACCATGTGGTATCGAGATCGGAATTTTATACCGCCTATACGCCTTATCAAGCCGAAGTAAGCCAAGGCGAGCTGCAGGCCATATTCGAGTTCCAATCCTATATTTGCGAACTTACGGGCATGGCTGTTGCCAATGCCAGCATGTATGACGGCGCGACAGCCCTTGCTGAAGCCGGTTCACTGGCAAGTGCGGCTACCAAGCGCAGCAAGCTCGTGATCTCCTCTGCCGTTCATCCGGAATCCAGACAGGTGATTCACACCTATGCCCATGGTCTCGGACTCGACATCGTGGAAGTTGGCACCAAAAATGGCGTAACGGACATGGAAGAACTGGCCAAGGTTGTCACAGGCGATACCGCCGCCGTTCTGGTGCAAAACCCGAACTTCTTCGGTTCGGTTGAAGATCTCGCTGCGATCGGCAACCTGATCCATGCCCACAAAGGCCTCATGGTTGTAAGCACCAATCCATTGTCGCTGGGACTTCTGGAAGCACCCGGCAAGCTTGGCGCCGATATCGTGGTGGGAGACGCCCAACCGCTTGGCATTGCAGCTTCGTTAGGCGGTCCGACTTGCGGATTTTTCGCCGTATCCAAGGATCATATGCGCAGAATGCCGGGACGGATTGTCGGCCAGACGGTCGACCGGAACGGCAAACGCGGTTTTGTGCTGACGCTGCAGGCCCGTGAACAGCATATCCGCCGTGAAAAAGCGACCTCGAATATCTGTTCGAACCAGGCGCTGCTTGCGCTTTGCGCCTCCGTATATTTGTCGGTGATGGGCAAACAGGGACTGATCGATGTCGGCAAACTTAACTTGCAAAAAAGCCATTACGCCGCAGATCGGCTGACCAAAGTGCCTGGCGTGACGCTGGCGTATACGGCTCCATATTTTAATGAATTTGTAATCAAGCTTCCTGGCGGCGCATCCGTTTCCGACGTCAACAAGAAGCTGCTCAAGGAAGGTTTTCTTGGAGGTTATGACCTTGGCCGCTCGTATCCGGAGCTTGAAGGACATATGCTGATCGCCGTGACCGAACGCAGAACCAAAGAACAGATTGACCAATTCGCATCACTGCTGGAGGGCTGTTTATGA